Genomic DNA from Perca flavescens isolate YP-PL-M2 chromosome 14, PFLA_1.0, whole genome shotgun sequence:
aatgcaccttaaattattttagttgattaattttttttgtattcttttacgactataatttgggaggattgtacatttttaagaacatatcctaattgtacaaCCAAATTATAGaattagttcactggaccagtaactatctagtgatgtaggctactgtacattcatgtaacaacaggaaGAGGACACCTcgatggtttttgaccttatattttgctggggggaaataactgataaaTATCACtctgttacattcatgtttacagtgtgcatgaaATCTATCACTTCAtaatagtttctagattttagagtctttcttttctatgtccatatatatgaGGGAGCAAAGCATATCATATGTAAAGAAGGACCGACTGATTGATAATCTAGcaagcagtggaagttaatatgacttaggaaaaattaatattttagaccatgagagagagaggaagaaacagagtgaaagagatatttactaTTCTAGCGTTGTAGAAAATTGAGCTTTATAGTAAATTTcttgagtaacattatcttctgcgtacgtttaaggcaaagagtacaacggttaatttgtgcaaatgattagtagcctaatccttgaatggtacGATTATGACCGTTTCAgttcagagcagaggtcagttaatgtatacgTTTAGGCTACAATTACACAATCAGTCGGTCCGCGATCAACTGctacgctttctctcgctgtttcacgttatcatacttccacaagaagctgctctgtataaagtatgaacaatgcaTATACAGGTTTCTCCATTTTAGCATTGATAAATCTGTTACCGACCTAAGGAAAGCCGCAAACCTGCATCTATCCGAATtccttcagcctggctcgaccttcGTGAAATACACCAAGTCAGGCTGCagagattagactaggtcaagcctcactttatcagttatcctggatttataaattctacttttgtgaaacaggcctcCAGGAAACACTGTGAAGGGAACCAACCAATCAGGGCTTATACTGAAGTTTatacgttaccatggcaatggtacacataaaaatggctgCCACTCTGACCATTATGCtacgttgatttgaatggaaatggcctttctatccattttatttctatggttcaGAGAGTTCCAACCTGGCTGAGATTCTCTAGCTGCtcctggtccacactggagctccactcctgctgcttcctgaCGTCACTAACACAGGAAGTAGATGGTTCCTCTCCTGTGTGTTGTTTCATGTGATATTTTAAATGGTTACTCTGtgtaaaagctttcttacagacagagcagctgaaaggtttttctcctgtgtgagttctcatgtgtctcCTCAGATTTGAGATCTGGTTAAATCTTTTTCCACAATCAGAGCAGCTAAATGGCGTCTgccctgtgtggattctcatgtgtgccTTTAAActtcctctctctgtaaaagatttattacagaccgagcagctgaaaggtttttctcccgTGTGAGTCATCATGTGCGTCTGCAGATGTGTTTTGTAGCAAAAACTTTTTCCACACTCAGAGCAACTGAAGGGCGTCTCCCCTGTGTGGATTATCATGTGTGACCTTAAATTTGCACTGTGTGTAAAAGATTTCATACAGAATgggcagctgaaaggtttctctcctgtgtgagttctcatgtgaCTCTTCAGATTTTCCTTGCGGCCAAATCTTCTCCCGCACTCggagcagctgaatgttttcttacatcttgattcatgtttcagagagtttaaagctgactgaggttctctggtctccttccaatcagccctgtcatcagtctcaggattAGAAGgatctccatcagcttctgtttccatgtgttgagtttgtctctgatgaagctgtgaggactgagcttcctcttcatcatcttcactcttcacagggacaggagtgaatgggaacttgatgatatcagcctcctccagcccttgaagctgctctccctcctgactgctccacagttcctcctgttcctctttaatgtgtggggggggctctggctcctgctggtccacactggagctacactcccgCTGCTCAGGGAGAACGTCTTTTTTAACCACAGACAGCTGttcaacatctgcaggaaacagaatGAAACAGACACATTACTGACCACCACTCAAACTAAACTCAAACCAAACTATGAACCATTAAAACGTTCAATCCTTGCTTAAGACCCACTATTATTCATTGGCTTTCAATTGAAGTTGAGCTTTGATACCTTGACCTTTTTCTACGGTTGgttatttttgtattgtatattgtgtattgtttgtgtatattATCTCTTTGATTTTTGGAgcttgttaagcactttggtcaactatggTTGTCTTTAaaacgtgctatataaataaaattgaactgagaGGTAGTTTGTATCGTCACAGATATGAAAACTTACAAATTTAGTCTAACAAAGTGATACAAAGTAGCACAGCATAGCTTGTTAAGGTCAGCTTGCTAAAACAAGCCACAAAATGGAACCATTTAGGGCTGTccctaacaattatttttgtcattgaTTGATCTAATGATTAATTTGCATTCTTCTAAAGATTTTTTAACTGAACTTTGGAGAATCAGTATTTTTACTTACATACATAAAACTTAAAATGGCTATGACATGAATTTATTTCATCACTGGAGTACTATGAAGTTAAGATAATCACTGGCAAATGTATTTTTGCATCAGTGTGGGGCAAGGAAAATAATTGAAATGCAGGGCTCCAGCATACGTAaatggcctgaagtttatacttgttgGTGTAcacgttggtgtgtgcgtcaatcTCTTCAAGAGAAtagcgtatgtgtgtgtgtgtgtgtgtgtgtgtgtgtgtggtagagcgaatcagagagtgatggtgattaaCTTCAGAGTGaatagtgactctagagtcatagtgagagaaacaaagtgtctcctctgttctttcggaccacggtgggaaatctgtagcaggaaaagttaaccctctccttgatttcatgttgtttatggagaaggagagtcgggggaaatgcaactgGACGTCGGGACGACGCACTTTGCTCTGCCGGGACTAACTTCTCCCACTGTTGTCAGAAAGCACAGCACTGTATCTCTCAGTATGACTCCAGAGTCACTACTTACTCCGAAGGTAAACTGCTGATAATATGTTTGGGAAATGGAAAATAGAACGAGAACAAGTGCATGTCGTGCTATGTGAGGTGTCCTGTCTCATGTTGCCGTGGGAAAGAGAATAGTTGGATATTTCATGCACTCCCAGCTAGCATACAGTGCTACAGCTGGAGGATGTACAGAAAGAGCTCAGAATGTCGGTAAAACGACTTCAACAAGACGTCGCTACCAGATGgaatttaacattttatatGATGTGAAGCTTGGTCGAGCAGAAGAGGGCACTAGGGGCTTATCCCGCTGATTTTGAGCTGCCTGCAACTTTGACTATAAGTTCTGCAGAGGCCTCTGCTGGTGACGTGATCCCCGCGGTTGCGGCACCGACAAGACTGCTTGGCCGGCCAAGTGACACGGACAGAGGCGTGCAACACTGATCTgtagggctggacccgaatattcgttcggtgggttggtattcgaattgaaaatttgacattcgaatattcatttttttttatttattttggtttatttattttctgcatttatctctcgttcacactccagtccagttggtggcggtaatgcacatttaagttggtttgccaacagccaataaactacaaagaagaagaagaagaagaagaagaagaagaagaagaagaagatactgtCGGCACAAGATGATgcccacttcgagcatttagcGAGCTGGGTTTCTCGTTTTTCCGTtatgattcggccagaaacttcaacattgtgaggcgaagagatggttttggaatataaagctcggatattacatttcctcggattcttggggatttatgaaaatcaagttttggtcaaaataccactttgttgctgaaaggacaacaaaaacaggtatgcatgcactctcagctgcgcagattacggctaaattgttttattatcttttactttgtaacagttgtgtacatggctgtatattttgaagatttattaaaaaaaaacgctcatgagtggaagttttatcgaggttacagcgacgtcACAAAGTGTCCTGTTGACGAGACGGTGATCCtcgagaggttaaaagtttattaattctgaacgtgtctggcctgtctatctgtattgcaccaaatacgacactgctgcactcccttgtgaagtcgtttggatgaaaggttctcaaaataatcaaaatgcaaacaaacagacacagagattcctgcctttatgagagataatatgttcagccccctctctccgaaGCTTTGAATATTCaatgctcattactaccgaagcttcgaagctcaaaaaaatggtattcggaccagccctacTGATCTCAATAAGTGGCCTACGcatgacacgccaattcatatgccattttggcatgttatcaagatgcataatcgctttttagcgtgctTATCAATGCAGTTTGGCCTCGATTGACTTAGATTACCTTGTGCGTAGACATACaagcggatagctcaaaatgcatacagataacacaccacttggctttagaaagtggtgtgtatgttttttacaaagtcatgatgtcacgttgggCGTGCAGACCACCAAAACTACCATCCTGGAAGCCGTCAATCATCGCTTCAATGGTGTGCAGCGTGAGCACTTCATTCTGTTGCAACCATGCTTGATGCCCGCTACAAAGACCAGTGCTTTgacgtggaaaaaaaaaaaaaaaaaaagtgcagatgCCAGCACggaggacccccccccccctagaGAAGAGGACCCGAACAGGATCACTGCAAGAAATTCTGGAGGAGGATGTCATGTTTAAAGGAACAAGACAAGACCAAGGCCGGGTCACAGGTAAGCATCAAACACACACGTGtaggttatttttttaatatttcactTTAGGACCAAAACCATCATAATTAATAATGCAACTTTCTCGATTATTATTCTGCAATGCAATAACATAGATAATAGCCTATTCATCATAATTTGGCCTataaataaaaggcctaaaatgcccaaaaacgAATCTTCCAATAATAAACGTACAACTAATAAATCATATGATAAGTAAAAAAATCTGTAAGTGATATTTCGGTATTCTGTTACTTCATAGGTCATCTCATACCTGGCCGAACCCACAATTCCCAGGAACGACAGTCCATTGGAGAACTGGAAACGCAACCAGGCCCATTTCCCTGCCCTCGCTGCACACAAATAGCCTACCTGTGTGCGCCCTGCACAAGTGTTGACAATGAACGGCTTTGTAGCACAGCCTCTGATGTGATAGACGAAAAAGAGAAATTGAGTGGACGGTGAAAAAGCAGAGATGCTCATTTTTGTCAAGAAAAACCTACCTCTGgtattaaaaagaaatagcTCAACAAAAGCCTACCGGTCAGCTGAAGTTGTCACCCTAGTTAGTTGGACTGAAAAGGTTTGCAGTTGCACGACTCAAGTTCAAGTGAAGGATAAAACATCCTTGGCTCACAAGACAATATATGGAGCTTGGTTGTAAGTTGGATAAAGTGATTTAAGTTTAAAGTGGGTCCTAAGGACTGAAGTGCAGGTCACTTGACCACTGTAAGTTTCATTACAAAGTCAACTACTATGTCAGAGAAGCATTTGGCAGACCTGTTCAAGTAGGAGAcgatgtacattttatttattttattcctaaggactgaaaaataaagtgtggCACTGGCATATCATTAATTCTCCTCCAAATGAAATAATGTAACTATTTTTCAGGAGTGAATGTCTGTCTACATttgtaaaaaagatatatttatgGTAGAATCAAATGTTTGTCTTGTGTACTGCCTTATCTACAGTGTTAGGCAAgttactttcaaaatgtaatacattatagattactagttactgtcatttgagagtaattagttatattacaatattactgtctctgaattgtaatgcgttacactacttttgagttactttcaccaaaataatagCGGAAGTTTGagttggcagctagcttgtgaatttcaccaccggatcaataaagtctcctttttatccactttgatacatcacagattattcataatattttgtataattaatatggacatgcaaagtaactaaagctataaaaaatagataagtaaaacgtacaatatacaagtaggagaaaatgaaaatactatCTTATCCATATATCTTATgtttgtattgaagtacggcattgttgtaaaatgtttgtttaaagcacttgaataagaaattcatgtttagtttaaaacagtctaaaggaaatggtcaattatagtgtgattaaaactaactatttacattatttacagtacttgatttacagctgatatgtgaaaaggtccacacccttattttttttttttaacagtaatatagttttactgcgaaccgtcacaggaagtgcttttattttgaagtagcctacacggaagttgtctgttgtgtactcttgctggcttactgagatgcaacatgtccgtcaagctaagttgctcactttcttgtttgtaaaactgcaactgtaataattactaccgttcatgacagaaacgtattgaacagtaaatggtcacagtagaAGACGAGTGTTTTTGGTCGTCATTCGAAGCAGTTCCACTACAGGcagagttactctccacggctgataaactgcaatgatttacgtgtaacaagctaaacattaattcccgacatgtttaaatctgtcagctgctcggacacactgctgtccgagctgacgtaccgtcacctgttgggacacagatgttatgaaataatactcacggcttttttttttcctgtgaacaaatgcttcgcggtgttgggaaattcttaaaaaatgttgcgttaaaatgcgttgtaactcgcgttactgagattgtaacgggtaataatattaccgaaatttaaattagtaatgcgttatattactgcgttacagcaaaaaggaatacattgctgtaattgcgttacttttgtaacgcaattactcccaacactgtttATCTACAACACGTAAGTGTAATaagtagggctgaaacgattcctcgaataagtcgattacaaaaaaaatcctcgatgcaaaatgacttgcctcgaagcttcgttacAATCAGCGTTACCGACGTTATATGCTGACggacggtgtttccgcacggatcattattactgtcgcacaccaGACGctgctcagtctgctgctggcgacacatgctAGAGCGTAAATAttgagggaggggctaagagaagagacgacagaaagtgtccaaagtttggaatcagttcaaacgtaattaaaactaaaactctgttCAGTcagtgtctactgcaaaatcaaactagcttagcacgataatagcacgacgtcagtgcttcagcatctcaacagaaaacacggagtctaacttaatcataCATTCCACGAAGCGgagtttaaagtgacaaatcgtatcaccgtattttgatgtcaaaatgcgaatctactacgcaaaatgcgtacaggttggcaggtctgtacatataggcctatatacagatcagactcaggttgaaactgaaagttaagttgcacaacttaatgtaatgtttatgtatgtttaatagGCCTATgacttagtttgaggttgatataatttgaaaaaatgtttttaaaaaaaaaaaaaaaaaatctaatatatggcacttgaatgcacttaatatgtttagttttttaaaatatatgatattgtaagcaatgtaggcaatacaaatgtatttttttctgaaagtttaaccaaactattgttaattattgctcttcaataacacaaaagtatttcttatccgattaatcgatggaataatcggtagaatactcgattactaaaataatcgatagctgcagcccgaGTAATAAGGTAACGGTAGTACAGGAGAGCAATACCGGCATATCCAATATCGTGCATCTCTAGAGAATATCACCACCCAGCAGCTTTAAGCCATGTTTCTGTTGTTAGCTAGCAGAATACGCGATACAAATCAACGGAGAGAGAAGAGTTGTTTTCCCCTTCTgtgggggcgggacttaaagggatatttcaccattggaaagatgaatatatctttaaatcaGGTCACTTATTTTACTTGGTGGCTTCTAGGCCAAAAAAAGCCAGACAAtatgtttttggctcatgtggatgaaaaaAAATCGTTGTTTTacgtc
This window encodes:
- the LOC114568486 gene encoding gastrula zinc finger protein XlCGF7.1-like; translated protein: MCKVQMLRALVEQRLTAAAEEIFGLFERTIAEYEEELCRSKEENERQRELLDAFYNTQFRLHRADVEQLSVVKKDVLPEQRECSSSVDQQEPEPPPHIKEEQEELLMTAALNSLKHESRCKKTFSCSECGRRFGRKENLKSHMRTHTGEKPFSCPFCMKSFTHSANLRSHMIIHTGETPFSCSECGKSFCYKTHLQTHMMTHTGEKPFSCSVCNKSFTERGSLKAHMRIHTGQTPFSCSDCGKRFNQISNLRRHMRTHTGEKPFSCSVCKKAFTQSNHLKYHMKQHTGEEPSTSCVSDVRKQQEWSSSVDQEQLENLSQVGTL